A genomic window from Fusarium oxysporum Fo47 chromosome VIII, complete sequence includes:
- a CDS encoding uncharacterized protein (expressed protein) gives MGPLVCFRMSVRRASEKVFNPQPNQLDNARRKLSTVTTSTVVPQTNPDPTADIEAQTPLSGFGEW, from the exons ATGGGTCCTCT AGTATGCTTCAGAATGAGCGTGCGGAGAGCGTCGGAGAAGGTTTTCAATCCCCAACCTAATCAACTGGACAATGCCCGTCGAAAACTCAGCACCGTTACAACCTCAACGGTCGTTCCACAAACGAATCCCGATCCCACCGCCGACATTGAAGCTCAGACTCCACTGTCCGGGTTCGGTGAATGGTGA
- a CDS encoding Mu homology domain-containing protein: MASALFFLDLKGKTLLARNYRGDIPMSAVEKFPVLLSEAEEDSSAVPPCFSHEGINYLYIRHNNLYLLALTKRNTNAAEILLFLHKIVEVFTEYFKALEEESIRDNFVIIYELLDEMMDFGYPQTTESKILQEYITQESHKLEIQARPPIAVTNAVSWRSEGIRYRKNEVFLDVVESLNLLVSANGNVLRSEILGAIKMKCYLSGMPELRLGLNDKVMFETTGRATRGKAIEMEDVKFHQCVRLSRFENDRTISFIPPDGEFELMSYRLNTQVKPLIWVECVVESHSGSRIEYMLKARAQFKRRSTANNVEIVVPVPDDADSPRFRTNIGSVHYAPEQSAIVWKIKQFGGGKEFLMRAELGLPSVRGDDEQGGGMMGGFGGSMGGVGGVGKGAKRPIQVKFEIPYFTTSGIQVRYLKITEPKLQYPSLPWVRYITQSGDIAVRLPDAV; encoded by the exons ATGGCATCCGCACTCTTCTTTCTAGatctcaagggcaag ACCCTTCTTGCCCGTAACTATCGTGGTGACATTCCCATGTCAGCAGTTGAAAAGTTCCCTGTACTCCTttcagaagctgaggaagatTCCTCTGCTGTTCCACCATGTTTCTCCCACGAAGGCATCAAC TACCTCTACATCCGCCATAACAATCTCTACCTCCTCGCCCTTACGAAACGAAACACGAATGCCGCCGAAATCCTCCTATTCCTTCACAAGATCGTCGAGGTCTTTACCGAGTACTTCAAAGCTTTAGAAGAAGAATCCATTCGAGACAACTTTGTCATCATCTACGAACTTCTCGACGAAATGATGGACTTTGGTTATCCTCAAACAACAGAATCCAAGATCCTTCAGGAGTACATCACCCAGGAGTCTCACAAGCTCGAGATCCAAGCACGGCCGCCGATTGCTGTCACAAACGCTGTGTCGTGGCGATCAGAGGGTATCCGTTACCGCAAGAACGAAGTGTTcctcgatgttgtcgagTCTCTCAACCTTTTGGTGTCTGCAAACGGCAATGTCCTTCGATCAGAGATTCTTGGCGCTATCAAGATGAAGTGTTACCTCAGTGGTATGCCCGAGTTGCGTCTAGGATTGAATGACAAGGTCATGTTCGAGACAACCGGTCGAGCCACCCGTGGTAAAGCTATCGAAATGGAGGACGTCAAGTTTCACCAATGTGTACGACTATCACGATTCGAGAACGACCGAACCATCTCCTTTATCCCCCCTGACGGCGAATTCGAGCTCATGTCCTACCGTCTCAACACCCAAGTCAAGCCTCTGATTTGGGTTGAATGTGTGGTCGAATCCCATTCAGGCTCCCGGATCGAATACATGCTCAAGGCTCGAGCCCAATTCAAGCGTCGCAGTACCGCCAACAATGTCGAAATCGTGGTTCCCGTTCCGGATGACGCCGATAGCCCTCGTTTCCGAACAAACATCGGATCCGTTCATTACGCCCCTGAGCAAAGTGCCATTGTCTGGAAGATTAAACAATTTGGTGGTGGCAAGGAATTCCTCATGCGTGCTGAGCTGGGCCTGCCAAGCGtgagaggagatgatgaacaAGGTGGCGGTATGATGGGTGGTTTCGGTGGTAGCATGGGAGGAGTCGGAGGTGTGGGTAAGGGTGCCAAACGACCTATCCAGGTCAAGTTTGAGATTCCTTACTTTACCACAAGTGGTATTCAGGTTCGGTATCTAAAGATTACCGAGCCAAAG TTGCAATATCCTTCGTTGCCTTGGGTTCGATACATTACCCAATCTGGCGATATCGCTGTACGACTTCCTGACGCGGTCTGA
- a CDS encoding UV-endonuclease UvdE-domain-containing protein yields MPDAPRRSSRRIKDAAERPKSDTDPMKAADPKKAKAVWDTGEGVEEAMRELSEMEQKLQTVVRTQRLAVESSDLQVKKEAANEPDIRPKMYSPNKDTVVPRGNLEGKSKVVNSVPLDEYDAELAAGDVADAKDEDDGMDRGANRPPPVNSETLPLPWKGRLGYACLNTYLRNATPAVFSSRTCRMASIIEHRHPLTNPDEPEHPTKNRPDKNKPADHERGLKYVQELGLANARDIVKMIRWNAKYGIRFMRLSSEMFPFASHPEHGYKLAPFASEVLAEAGKVAGELNHRLTTHPGQFTQIGSPRKEVVAAAMRDLEYHDEMLTLLKLPEQLDRDAVMILHMGGTYGDKQATIDRFKENYAKLSDSVKRRLVLENDDVAWSVHDLLPVCEELNIPLVLDYHHHNIIFDPSIREGSQDIISLYDRIKATWTKKGITQKMHYSEQTSSAVTPRDRRKHSARVKTLPPCAPDMDLMIEAKDKEQAVFELMRTFKLPGWDTFNNIVPYERPDESRKAVKKKAKKGKKANGVNGEAKDDIEVPEKIMGSTNFDGTSESFLRWFKSLPDATFSDAIKIVDLRDRNAGRGIIALEDIPAETTLFTIPRKGIINVETSELPKKIPDAFDLDKPDDDDAPGLDSWSSLILIMIYEYLQGENSKWKPYFDVLPSSFDTPMFWSDNELDQLQASHMRHKIGKADAENMFQKTLLPIIRSNSEIFNAGNKTDAELIEIAHRMGSTIMAYAFDLENDEEEEEEADGWVEDRDGKSMMGMVPMADILNADAEFNAHVNHEEESLTVTSLRPIKAGEEILNYYGPHPNSELLRRYGYVTEKHSRYDVVEIPWDIVESALTSNFGIPGQVLEQIRGALEEDEEFEDTFVLERETGEVNSDGTFAEPARFESMPEDLQEQLKTFLKGIKKAQPDAIPDKRKRDEIHQAVLAKTLEALVARYPTSISEDENLLKQDLNQRTRMAIAVRLGEKKLLQEAITASSGDVEMTMDDESGPAKRTKR; encoded by the exons ATGCCTGATGCTCCCAGGAGAAGCAGTCGAAGAATAAAGGATGCTGCCGAACGGCCAAAGTCAGACACGGATCCAATGAAAGCTGCTGATCCAAAGAAAGCAAAGGCTGTCTGGGATACAGGCgaaggtgttgaagaagctatGCGCGAGCTGAGCGAGATGGAGCAAAAGCTACAGACTGTCGTCAGAACACAACGACTTGCAGTCGAGTCCTCAGATCTTCAAGTCAAGAAAGAAGCCGCCAACGAACCTGATATTCGACCGAAAATGTACTCGCCGAACAAGGATACTGTTGTTCCTCGAGGCAACTTGGAAGGAAAGTCAAAAGTTGTTAACTCTGTACCACTGGATGAGTACGACGCCGAACTCGCTGCTGGCGATGTCGCTGATgccaaagatgaagacgacggCATGGACCGCGGTGCCAACAGGCCTCCCCCTGTCAACAGTGAAACTCTTCCTCTACCATGGAAAGGAAGGTTGGGATAT GCCTGCCTAAATACATACTTGCGCAATGCAACTCCGGCCGTCTTTTCCTCGAGGACCTGTCGCATGGCCTCCATCATTGAACATCGACACCCGTTAACAAACCCTGATGAACCAGAACACCCTACCAAGAACCGACCAGACAAGAACAAACCCGCAGACCACGAACGAGGACTCAAATATGTACAAGAATTGGGACTGGCGAATGCAAGAGATATTGTCAAAATGATTCGATGGAATGCTAAGTACGGCATCAGATTCATGAGACTGAGTAGTGAGATGTTTCCATTTGCAAGTCATCCAGAACATGGTTACAAGCTAGCGCCCTTTGCGTCAGAGGTGCTGGCAGAAGCTGGCAAAGTAGCTGGAGAGCTGAATCATCGTCTAACGACACATCCTGGACAATTTACACAGATTGGTTCTCCACGCAAAGAAGTTGTTGCCGCTGCCATGCGCGATCTGGAATATCACGATGAGATGCTTACTCTACTCAAACTTCCCGAACAGCTTGACCGCGATGCTGTCATGATCCTGCACATGGGTGGCACTTATGGCGACAAGCAAGCAACCATTGACCGATTCAAAGAGAACTATGCCAAGCTTTCAGACAGTGTCAAGCGACGATTGGTGTTGGAAAACGATGATGTCGCATGGAGTGTTCACGATCTGTTGCCTGTTTGCGAAGAACTCAACATTCCTCTGGTGCTCGACTACCACCATCACAACATCATATTCGACCCATCGATAAGAGAAGGTTCCCAAGACATTATAAGCCTTTACGATCGCATCAAAGCTACCTGGACCAAGAAGGGAATTACCCAGAAAATGCATTACAGCGAGCAGACTTCCAGTGCAGTCACACCAAGAGATCGTCGCAAGCATTCCGCCAGAGTCAAAACTCTCCCACCATGTGCCCCCGACATGGATCTAATGATTGAAGCCAAGGATAAGGAGCAAGCTGTTTTTGAACTAATGCGAACTTTTAAACTGCCAGGTTGGGATACTTTTAACAACATTGTACCATATGAACGACCAGATGAATCACGAAAAGCCGTCAAaaagaaggcaaagaagggCAAAAAAGCAAACGGCGTCAACGGAGAAGCGAAGGATGACATTGAAGTACCTGAAAAGATT ATGGGTTCTACGAATTTTGACGGAACGAGCGAAAGCTTTTTGCGCTGGTTCAAGTCTTTGCCAGATGCTACATTCTCCGACGCCATTAAAATTGTTGATCTTCGTGATCGCAATGCTGGTCGTGGTATAA TCGCTCTCGAGGATATCCCTGCGGAAACAACTCTATTTACCATTCCGAGAAAAGGAATCATCAATGTTGAAACTTCGGAGCTGCCAAAAAAGATTCCAGATGCTTTTGATCTCGACAAGcctgatgacgatgatgcaCCAGGACTGGATTCATGGAGTTCGCTTATCCTCATCATGATTTACGAGTATCTACAGGGCGAAAACTCCAAGTGGAAGCCTTATTTCGATGTTCTTCCTTCGTCATTTGATACGCCCATGTTTTGGTCTGACAATGAGCTTGACCAGCTTCAAGCCAGTCATATGCGACACAAGATCGGCAAGGCTGATGCCGAAAATATGTTCCAAAAGACACTGCTTCCCATTATTCGAAGCAACTCTGAGATTTTCAACGCCGGAAACAAGACTGATGCAGAGCTTATCGAGATTGCCCACCGGATGGGCAGCACCATCATGGCGTATGCTTTCGACCTTGAAaatgacgaggaggaagaggaggaggcagaTGGTTGGGTTGAAGACCGAGACGGAAAGTCGATGATGGGAATGGTACCAATGGCGGACATTCTGAATGCCGACGCCGAGTTCAAC GCTCACGTCAACCACGAAGAGGAGAGTCTCACCGTGACCAGCTTGAGGCCCATCAAGGCGGGCGAAGAGATTCTCAACTACTATGGTCCTCACCCGAACTCGGAGCTCCTAAGAAGATACGGATACGTTACCGAGAAGCATTCTCGTTATGATGTTGTCGAGATTCCTTGGGACATTGTCGAGTCAGCTCTGACCTCCAACTTTGGCATCCCAGGTCAAGTCTTGGAGCAGATT CGTGGCGCTCtcgaagaggacgaagaatTTGAAGACACATTCGTTTTGGAGCGAGAAACAGGCGAGGTCAACTCGGATGGCACTTTTGCCGAGCCCGCTCGATTCGAAAGCATGCCCGAAGATCTCCAAGAACAACTCAAGACATTCCTCAAAGGTATCAAGAAAGCACAGCCCGATGCTATCCCTGACAAGCGAAAGAGAGACGAGATCCACCAAGCTGTACTGGCCAAGACACTGGAGGCTCTGGTAGCAAGATACCCAACGAGCATTTCCGAAGACGAAAACCTACTCAAGCAGGACCTCAACCAACGAACTCGCATGGCTATTGCCGTCAGacttggagagaagaagctacTTCAAGAAGCCATTACTGCATCTTCTGGAGACGTTGAGATGACAATGGACGACGAATCTGGACCAGCCAAGCGTACAAAGCGATGA